In a genomic window of Onychostoma macrolepis isolate SWU-2019 chromosome 08, ASM1243209v1, whole genome shotgun sequence:
- the si:ch211-251b21.1 gene encoding probable glutamate receptor: MTPLGLILVSSALLAGLCAAGPQVLRVTTIKEEPYAMSKGSELEGFCIDLLSAVSKKLDFKYDIKLVKDGRYGTTDESGNWIGMIGEVVRGEADIAVAPLTLTAKRETAVDMTKPFMQTGLSFILRKDIASDDSQFLSLLNLFSTEMWMGVLVAYLLTSVCIFLVSRISPCEWEQPEKENNFFTLSHSFWYTVGAMTLQGAGPHPKALSGRVITSVWWLFSLVLLACFFANLSLWLHSDNQQLSIKSFEDLANQNFIEYGTIKDSSSFNFFKNSNNPTYHRIYEHIKKSQSYSLNVEEGFRKAQKGNYAFIGESVSLDLAVARYCNLTRAPEIIGMRGYSIAAPLGSSLVKNLSVAILRLSESGELDYFRSKWWASSCVAKNGKSAPLKPASLKGIFLLLALGLGLGLFLALMELAAKSRKIANTQQKSCCSVMSAELSQRFRGGEAMTPESSEKSKA; the protein is encoded by the exons ATGACTCCATTAGGACtcatcttggtctcatcagcaCTGCTGGCTGGGCTCTGCGCTGCAG gacCACAGGTATTAAGAGTTACAACAATCAAG GAGGAACCGTATGCAATGTCCAAAGGCTCTGAACTGGAGGGCTTCTGCATTGACCTGCTGTCAGCTGTCTCAAAGAAATTAGATTTTAAGTATGATATTAAGCTTGTGAAGGACGGCCGGTATGGCACAACAGATGAAAGTGGCAACTGGATCGGCATGATTGGAGAAGTTGTCAGAGGG GAAGCAGACATCGCTGTGGCGCCTCTAACTCTAACAGCTAAACGTGAGACAGCTGTGGACATGACCAAACCCTTCATGCAGACGGGTCTTAGTTTCATCCTGAGGAAAGACATTGCCTCTGATGACTCGCAGTTCCTCAGCCTTCTTAACCTGTTCTCCACTGAGATGTGGATGGGTGTGCTGGTCGCCTACCTGCTGACCTCCGTCTGCATCTTCTTAGTGTCACG gattagcCCCTGTGAATGGGAGCAaccagagaaagaaaataatttctTCACGCTCTCACACAGTTTTTGGTATACAGTGGGAGCAATGACTCTTCAAG GTGCTGGTCCTCACCCCAAGGCTCTTTCGGGACGGGTCATTACCTCTGTCTGGTGGCTGTTTTCATTAGTGCTGCTAGCATGTTTCTTCGCCAACCTCAGTTTATGGCTGCATTCAGACAACCAGCAACTGTCAATCAAGAGCTTTGAAGACCTCGCTAATCAAAACTTTATTGAGTATGGCACCATTAAAGATTCTTCCTCTTTTAACTTCTTCAAG AACTCAAACAACCCCACATACCACAGGATCTATGAGCACATCAAGAAATCCCAGAGCTATTCACTCAATGTAGAAGAAGGTTTTCGCAAGGCTCAGAAAGGCAACTATGCTTTCATCGGTGAATCTGTGTCCCTCGACCTGGCAGTGGCGAGATACTGTAACCTCACACGCGCTCCAGAAATCATCGGCATGAGGGGGTACAGCATTGCTGCACCTTTAG GCTCGTCGTTGGTGAAAAACCTAAGTGTTGCCATTCTGCGACTGAGTGAGTCTGGTGAGCTGGATTATTTCCGCAGTAAGTGGTGGGCTAGCAGTTGTGTGGCAAAAAATGGCAAGAGTGCTCCACTGAAGCCCGCCAGTCTGAAGGGAATCTTCTTATTACTGGCACTCGGTCTGGGATTGGGGCTTTTCTTGGCTCTGATGGAACTGGCCGCCAAATCACGCAAAATTGCTAACACTCAGCAG AAATCCTGCTGCTCTGTGATGTCTGCTGAACTCAGTCAGCGCTTCAGAGGTGGAGAGGCGATGACACCGGAGTCCTCTGAGAAAAGCAAAGCCTAA